One Cololabis saira isolate AMF1-May2022 chromosome 12, fColSai1.1, whole genome shotgun sequence DNA window includes the following coding sequences:
- the zgc:103759 gene encoding U8 snoRNA-decapping enzyme — protein sequence MASGLLSRAEALALPGVRHACHVMLYSDTDAKLFGRIPFRHVVLMQMRFDGLLGFSGGLVDPSEETLEEGLGRELLEELGLAVPVSAEDLVESCFAPALPPSSSSSSSSSSSSSSPSRLVLHFYVKKMEEAQIREVEKAAVCTAADHGLEVMGMLRVPLYGAKSLSSFLSHSFIGNARGQLVSSLLRLQLVSPKMMHQALTLSLQVHASSGTDLRGALALTEKHGWGASASRRSPADASARRSPADASARRSPADASASWRSPANASDLQSPADDSASRGGPVDDSA from the exons ATGGCGAGCGGACTTCTGTCCCGGGCCGAGGCCTTGGCCCTGCCGGGCGTCCGGCACGCCTGCCACGTGATGCTGTACTCGGACACGGATGCCAAGCTGTTTGGGAGGATTCCCTTCAGACACGTTGTCCTG ATGCAGATGCGCTTCGACGGCCTGCTGGGATTCTCCGGCGG CCTGGTGGACCCGTCGGAGGAGACGCTGGAGGAAGGGCTGGgcagggagctgctggaggagctgggcCTGGCGGTGCCGGTGTCGGCCGAGGACCTGGTGGAGTCGTGCTTCGCCCCGGCGCTcccgccctcctcctcctcctcctcatcctcatcctcctcttcctcctctccctcccgtcTCGTCCTGCACTTCTACGTGAAGAAGATGGAGGAGGCGCAGATCCGCGAGGTGGAGAAGGCGGCCGTTTGCACCGCCGCAGATCACGGGCTGGAG gtGATGGGGATGCTGCGGGTCCCGCTCTACGGCGCGAAGAGCCTCTCGTCCTTCCTGTCGCACTCCTTCATCGGTAACGCCCGCGGCCAGCTGGTCAGCTCCCTGCTGCGCCTGCAGCTGGTCTCCCCCAAGATGATGCACCAAGCCCTTACGCTGTCACTGCAGGTCCACGCTAGCTCCGGAACGGACCTGCGGGGGGCGCTGGCGCTCACGGAGAAGCACGGCTGGGGCGCTAGCGCCTCACGGAGAAGCCCGGCGGACGCTAGCGCCCGGCGAAGCCCGGCAGATGCTAGCGCCCGGCGAAGCCCGGCGGATGCTAGCGCCTCATGGAGAAGCCCGGCGAACGCTAGTGACCTGCAAAGCCCGGCGGACGATAGCGCCTCACGGGGAGGCCCGGTGGATGATAGCGCCTAA